In a genomic window of Maricaulis maris MCS10:
- a CDS encoding tRNA1(Val) (adenine(37)-N6)-methyltransferase, with protein MSTTLDRLLDGRVVLRQGRDGYRAGMDAGLLAAALDASEGEMLAEFGCGAGAALLCAAWRLTGASFVGVERDPEAAALAGENAAANGMGARVRVQNSDITQLGTSLKVDQVFFNPPFFDDPAALRPPKDEKRAAWLTGDVPFADWVRCAARALKAKGKLTLIHRADRLADILTALERSFGSVVIKPIHPRAGEPAKRVIVRATIGGKSPLVLLAPLILHDGESHSAEAHAILRGKAVLEMTP; from the coding sequence ATGAGCACGACGCTCGACCGGCTGCTCGATGGCCGGGTCGTCCTGCGTCAGGGCCGGGACGGCTATCGTGCCGGCATGGATGCCGGCCTGCTCGCGGCGGCGCTGGATGCCAGTGAGGGCGAGATGCTGGCGGAATTCGGCTGCGGTGCCGGTGCAGCACTGCTGTGTGCCGCCTGGCGTCTCACCGGAGCGAGCTTTGTCGGTGTCGAGCGGGACCCCGAGGCGGCGGCGCTGGCCGGCGAGAATGCGGCAGCCAACGGCATGGGCGCGCGGGTGCGGGTGCAAAATTCCGACATCACCCAGCTGGGCACCTCATTGAAGGTCGACCAGGTCTTCTTCAATCCGCCCTTCTTCGACGACCCCGCCGCCCTGCGCCCCCCGAAGGACGAAAAGCGCGCCGCCTGGCTGACCGGCGATGTGCCCTTTGCCGACTGGGTGCGCTGTGCCGCCCGGGCGCTCAAGGCCAAGGGCAAGCTGACCCTGATCCATCGCGCCGACCGCCTGGCCGACATACTCACCGCGCTCGAACGGTCCTTCGGCTCGGTGGTGATCAAGCCGATCCATCCGCGTGCCGGCGAACCGGCCAAGCGGGTCATCGTGCGGGCGACGATCGGCGGCAAGTCGCCGCTTGTCCTGCTGGCCCCCTTGATCCTTCATGATGGTGAGAGCCATTCGGCCGAGGCGCACGCCATCCTGCGCGGCAAGGCGGTTCTGGAGATGACGCCATGA
- a CDS encoding DUF2007 domain-containing protein, giving the protein MKEVLRTNDPVKLSYAQSLLRDADIEPIVLDQGMSSMYGGGLPMIRARIMVIDEDAWRAGELLAELREDEA; this is encoded by the coding sequence GTGAAAGAAGTCCTGCGGACCAATGATCCGGTCAAACTTTCCTATGCCCAGTCGCTTCTGCGCGATGCCGATATCGAGCCGATCGTGCTCGATCAGGGCATGTCATCCATGTATGGCGGCGGACTGCCGATGATCCGCGCCCGCATCATGGTGATCGATGAGGATGCCTGGCGGGCCGGGGAATTGCTGGCCGAGTTGCGCGAGGACGAGGCATGA
- a CDS encoding polyprenyl synthetase family protein, whose amino-acid sequence MVSVKSATVANSADRPNAAEALARLAHDDMRRVDALILERLDSHVELIPELARYLIEAGGKRVRPMITVAAANMIGHSDIAPLKLAAAVEFIHTATLLHDDVVDESGMRRGKAAANLVWGNASSVLVGDFLFARSFSLMVEAGSMRALGVLSDAASTIAEGEVRQLSAVKDVGVSVETYMQIIDAKTAALFAAAAQVSGIVADRPANEETALETYGRELGLAFQLVDDALDYSGASAKLGKSTGDDFREGKVTLPVALAIAAASTEETAFWDRVIARGEQVEGDFERAISLVNTHGALAATVTQARNHARRAREALAIFPANKWRTALEDLADFVADRAY is encoded by the coding sequence ATGGTGAGTGTCAAATCGGCAACGGTCGCGAACAGCGCCGACAGGCCGAATGCGGCCGAAGCGCTCGCAAGACTGGCCCATGACGACATGCGCCGGGTCGACGCCCTCATTCTTGAACGGCTGGACAGCCATGTCGAGCTGATCCCTGAACTGGCCCGCTATCTGATCGAGGCCGGCGGCAAGCGCGTCCGGCCAATGATCACGGTCGCCGCTGCCAACATGATCGGCCATTCCGACATTGCGCCGCTGAAGCTGGCTGCCGCCGTCGAGTTCATCCACACCGCGACCCTGCTGCATGACGACGTCGTCGACGAGAGCGGCATGCGGCGCGGCAAGGCCGCCGCCAATCTGGTCTGGGGCAATGCCTCGTCGGTTCTGGTCGGCGACTTCCTGTTCGCCCGCTCCTTTTCCCTGATGGTCGAAGCCGGGTCGATGCGAGCGCTCGGCGTGCTCTCCGATGCGGCCTCGACGATTGCCGAGGGCGAGGTGCGCCAGCTCTCCGCGGTCAAGGATGTCGGTGTATCGGTCGAGACCTATATGCAGATCATCGACGCCAAGACCGCCGCCCTGTTTGCCGCCGCGGCCCAGGTGTCGGGCATTGTCGCCGACCGTCCGGCAAATGAGGAAACGGCGCTGGAAACCTATGGCCGCGAACTGGGCCTGGCCTTCCAGCTGGTCGACGACGCGCTCGACTATAGCGGCGCCTCGGCCAAGCTGGGCAAGTCGACCGGCGATGATTTCCGCGAAGGCAAGGTGACCCTGCCGGTCGCGCTCGCCATTGCGGCGGCCTCGACAGAGGAAACAGCCTTCTGGGACCGTGTCATTGCCAGGGGCGAACAGGTCGAAGGCGATTTCGAGCGGGCGATCAGCCTGGTCAATACGCATGGCGCTCTGGCCGCGACGGTCACGCAAGCCCGCAATCATGCCCGCCGTGCGCGCGAGGCGCTGGCCATCTTCCCCGCCAACAAATGGCGGACCGCACTGGAAGACCTCGCCGACTTCGTCGCCGACCGCGCCTACTGA
- a CDS encoding glycosyltransferase family 4 protein yields MSGRPGVMMAAGLPLVLAFVSGLVVSGLVMRAGILDHPNARSSHVQPTPRGGGLGIVVGFLLALLLLVPVAAPTDQAALAGIALCALLAAGLGFIDDLVTLGGALKFAILALISLALAGMAGPVTELGLALPWILGWLGSALFVFTLANAVNFMDGSDGLMASSLIPASLALAVLADGPISIAALALAAATAGFAVWNAPILAARGKLFSGDVGSLGASVILAGLSLAWASTGPAGSVWLVPLLVLPLLGDVLLTMAARVRAGRSPFAAHRAHAYQLLISIGLSHRRVALIWGVMGMGCGVLALVGTALPPSGKAACLVAAVLIFTLAHRHWRKLAASKGLDTYQ; encoded by the coding sequence ATGTCTGGGCGACCCGGTGTGATGATGGCGGCCGGTCTCCCGCTGGTGCTCGCATTTGTGTCGGGCCTGGTCGTTTCCGGCCTTGTGATGCGTGCCGGCATTCTTGACCATCCCAATGCCCGGTCCAGCCATGTCCAGCCGACCCCGCGCGGCGGCGGGCTGGGGATCGTTGTCGGCTTTCTTCTTGCCCTGCTTCTTCTTGTTCCGGTCGCGGCACCGACCGATCAGGCGGCCTTGGCCGGGATTGCCCTGTGCGCGCTGCTGGCGGCCGGCCTGGGTTTCATCGATGACCTTGTCACGCTGGGCGGGGCGCTGAAATTCGCAATTCTGGCACTGATCTCCCTGGCCCTTGCCGGGATGGCCGGACCGGTCACCGAGCTGGGCCTGGCCTTGCCGTGGATTCTGGGATGGCTTGGATCGGCCTTGTTCGTGTTCACGCTGGCCAATGCGGTCAATTTCATGGACGGGTCGGACGGGTTGATGGCCTCCAGCCTGATCCCGGCATCGCTGGCGCTGGCTGTGCTGGCCGACGGACCGATTTCCATCGCCGCGCTGGCCCTGGCCGCGGCGACAGCCGGGTTTGCGGTCTGGAATGCGCCGATACTGGCTGCTCGTGGCAAGCTGTTCAGCGGCGATGTCGGGTCTCTGGGCGCTTCGGTCATTCTGGCCGGACTGTCGCTGGCCTGGGCCTCTACCGGACCGGCCGGATCGGTCTGGCTGGTGCCGCTTCTGGTCCTGCCCCTGCTGGGCGATGTGCTGTTGACGATGGCGGCACGAGTGCGGGCGGGGCGTTCTCCCTTTGCGGCTCATCGGGCGCATGCCTACCAGCTGCTCATCTCGATCGGGCTCAGCCATCGCCGCGTGGCGCTGATCTGGGGTGTGATGGGCATGGGCTGTGGCGTGCTGGCCCTGGTCGGCACCGCCTTGCCGCCGAGCGGCAAGGCGGCCTGCCTGGTCGCGGCAGTCCTCATCTTCACGCTGGCACATCGCCATTGGCGCAAGCTGGCCGCTTCAAAGGGCTTGGATACCTACCAGTAG
- a CDS encoding 4-(cytidine 5'-diphospho)-2-C-methyl-D-erythritol kinase — protein sequence MNAAPVIETAAAKVNLTLRVGAARADGYHPLDSLVVFADWGDTVEVRAAPGLLLTMSGEASRGLAGDHSNLVLKAARALQVAAGTDAGAMIRLDKQIPVEAGLGGGSADAAATLRALNRLWGLDWPLDRLAETGLTLGADVPACLYSRPLRMRGIGEWIDILPRFGAFDAVLVNPGVNVPTGPVFKAFDRSDPAPLAEAEPMGEDRLDWLRSEQNALEAVACARHPEIAATLDWLRARDGVELARMSGSGASCFALCRDRVAAERVAEAFDGFARVVCLGDPV from the coding sequence TTGAACGCCGCACCGGTCATCGAAACCGCCGCCGCCAAGGTCAATCTGACCCTTCGTGTCGGGGCGGCCCGTGCTGACGGCTATCATCCGCTCGACAGTCTCGTGGTGTTTGCGGACTGGGGCGACACGGTCGAGGTGAGGGCAGCGCCCGGCCTGTTGCTGACCATGTCGGGCGAGGCCTCGAGGGGCCTCGCCGGTGACCATTCCAATCTTGTTCTCAAGGCCGCGCGGGCGTTGCAGGTGGCCGCTGGTACGGATGCGGGCGCAATGATCCGGCTGGACAAGCAGATCCCGGTCGAGGCCGGCCTTGGTGGCGGATCGGCCGATGCTGCGGCGACCTTGCGGGCCCTGAACCGGCTCTGGGGTCTGGACTGGCCGCTCGATCGTCTGGCTGAGACCGGCCTGACGCTGGGGGCGGATGTCCCGGCCTGTCTCTATTCGCGGCCGCTGCGCATGCGCGGCATTGGTGAGTGGATCGACATTCTGCCCCGCTTCGGGGCTTTCGATGCGGTGCTCGTCAATCCGGGCGTCAACGTGCCGACCGGACCGGTCTTCAAGGCTTTCGACAGGTCCGACCCGGCACCTCTGGCCGAAGCCGAACCGATGGGCGAGGACCGGCTGGATTGGTTGCGAAGCGAGCAAAATGCACTCGAGGCCGTAGCTTGTGCCCGCCATCCCGAGATTGCCGCGACGCTGGACTGGCTGCGCGCTCGCGACGGGGTCGAGCTGGCTCGCATGTCCGGCTCCGGTGCCAGCTGTTTCGCCCTGTGTCGCGACCGTGTCGCGGCCGAGCGCGTGGCCGAAGCCTTTGACGGCTTTGCTCGCGTCGTATGTCTGGGCGACCCGGTGTGA
- a CDS encoding tetratricopeptide repeat protein: MSFPVRLLPLFLAATALSACASPSDPPADDEASVYGAFLAARYAGVNRDVAGAAANYARALDQAPGDPTLADRAFITALLAGDRSQAARHARTTVEAGDPSRLATLYLASDQIARREYRAAISSLEAAPDYGPFNTLMRDLLMQWALMGDGRELAAMDAANATAAPEFLSAHLWLHKAMLADIAGETEAADGAYRTAAYSSVFPRLAAEMYGNFLEREGRVDEARALYQTNLDASPDEPFVLDALRRLDAGERPKRRLTVPEMASRSLFGPASELAAQADMDLSVIYLRMVERLDPAYAPTRMSLAGTLERISLPEAALAEYAAVAEGPFRFAADIDQIWLLGRLARTEQATTLARRLVDQSGDIEARLLLADLLRVQGQCPEAITLYEQVIADRDAAGQAGDWRYHYYAGACHYDADNWSDAEAHYLAALTLSPRESRILNDLGYFWIDRGERIDEAFEMIMLAAELDPENGNVIDSLGWAHYRLGQYEAAVQALERAAELSPGNATANYHLGDAYWQVGRELEAGFQWRRAVDLDPRPEQLEGLEYRIAHGQPPADDEAVAATDASGEP; encoded by the coding sequence ATGAGTTTTCCTGTCCGCCTGCTTCCGCTGTTTCTCGCCGCCACGGCCTTGTCTGCCTGTGCCAGCCCGTCCGATCCGCCAGCGGATGACGAGGCTTCGGTCTATGGCGCATTCCTGGCGGCCCGCTACGCCGGTGTGAACCGTGATGTTGCCGGCGCGGCTGCCAATTATGCCAGGGCCCTGGATCAGGCACCCGGCGACCCGACCCTCGCCGACCGGGCCTTCATCACGGCCTTGCTGGCCGGTGACCGATCACAGGCAGCGCGGCACGCTCGGACCACGGTTGAAGCCGGCGATCCAAGCCGCCTGGCCACGCTCTATCTCGCTTCCGACCAGATTGCCCGGCGCGAGTATCGGGCCGCGATCTCCAGCCTCGAAGCGGCTCCGGACTATGGGCCCTTCAATACGTTGATGCGTGACCTGCTGATGCAGTGGGCCCTGATGGGCGATGGCCGCGAGCTGGCCGCCATGGACGCTGCCAATGCGACGGCCGCCCCGGAATTCCTGTCGGCGCACCTCTGGCTTCACAAGGCCATGCTTGCGGACATTGCCGGTGAAACCGAGGCGGCAGACGGTGCCTATCGAACCGCTGCCTATTCGTCGGTCTTTCCGCGTCTGGCGGCGGAGATGTACGGCAATTTCCTCGAGCGTGAGGGGCGTGTCGACGAGGCGCGGGCGCTGTACCAGACCAATCTCGATGCCAGTCCTGACGAGCCTTTTGTGCTTGATGCGTTGCGACGACTGGACGCGGGTGAGCGTCCGAAGCGTCGTCTGACCGTTCCGGAAATGGCGTCGCGCTCCCTGTTCGGTCCCGCCTCGGAGCTCGCCGCCCAGGCTGATATGGATCTGTCGGTGATCTATCTGCGCATGGTCGAACGACTGGACCCGGCCTATGCGCCGACGCGGATGAGCCTGGCCGGTACACTTGAACGCATCAGCCTGCCCGAGGCTGCACTGGCAGAATATGCGGCCGTAGCCGAAGGGCCTTTCCGGTTTGCCGCCGACATAGATCAGATTTGGTTGCTCGGCCGGCTGGCCCGGACCGAGCAGGCGACTACCTTGGCACGGCGTCTGGTCGATCAAAGCGGTGATATCGAGGCGCGTCTGTTGCTGGCCGACCTGTTGCGGGTACAGGGGCAGTGCCCGGAAGCCATCACGCTGTACGAGCAGGTCATTGCGGACCGCGATGCTGCAGGCCAGGCTGGCGACTGGCGCTATCATTACTACGCCGGGGCCTGTCATTACGACGCCGACAACTGGTCCGATGCCGAAGCGCATTATCTTGCCGCGCTGACGCTGTCCCCGCGGGAAAGCCGCATCCTCAATGATCTCGGCTATTTCTGGATCGACCGCGGCGAACGCATCGATGAAGCTTTCGAAATGATCATGCTGGCAGCGGAACTCGATCCGGAAAACGGCAATGTGATCGACAGCCTTGGCTGGGCCCATTACCGGCTTGGCCAGTATGAAGCGGCCGTGCAGGCGCTGGAGCGTGCGGCAGAACTCTCTCCGGGCAATGCCACCGCCAACTATCATCTGGGCGATGCCTATTGGCAGGTCGGTCGCGAGCTGGAAGCGGGTTTCCAGTGGCGCAGGGCCGTCGATCTTGATCCGCGTCCCGAGCAGCTGGAGGGACTGGAATACCGCATCGCCCACGGCCAGCCGCCGGCTGACGACGAGGCTGTCGCGGCCACAGACGCTTCGGGCGAGCCTTGA
- a CDS encoding electron transfer flavoprotein-ubiquinone oxidoreductase, which produces MTDAAIERESMEYDVIIVGGGPAGLSAAIRLKQMAAEAGSEISIALLEKGAEVGAHILSGAVVDPKAINELFPNWKELGAPLEDEVKTDIFEVLGAAGSISLPTLMFPPLMSNHGCYIVSLANVCRWLAEQAEALGVEIYPGFPAADLIEEDGVIKGVLTGDFGLARDGGHKDGYQPGMELRGKYTLIGEGVRGSLAKKLISRFNLSEGKEPQKFGIGIKELWRVKPENHKPGMVKHTMGWPLDGKTGGGSFMYHFGDNLVSVGYVVHLNYKNPYLSPFEEFQRLKTHPVMSPVFEGGERISYGARAITEGGYQSVPKLAFPGGGLIGCSAGFVNVPRIKGSHNAMKTGMLAAESVFAAITDGRQHDELSDYQIAYENSWVAKDLKRVRNVKPLWSRLGTFFGVAFGGLDMWCTTIFGGWSPFGTMGHGKTDAESLEPASRHKPIDYPKPDGVLTFDRLSSVFISNTNHEEDQPIHLKLSDAELQKLSELGEFAGPSTRYCPAGVYEWVEDETSGDKRFQINAQNCVHCKTCDIKDPNQNINWTTPEGGGGPMYANM; this is translated from the coding sequence ATGACCGACGCCGCAATCGAACGCGAATCCATGGAATATGACGTCATCATCGTCGGAGGTGGCCCGGCCGGCCTGTCCGCCGCGATTCGTCTCAAGCAGATGGCCGCCGAAGCCGGCAGCGAGATTTCCATCGCCCTGCTGGAAAAGGGCGCCGAGGTCGGCGCGCACATCCTGTCCGGTGCCGTTGTCGATCCCAAGGCGATCAACGAGCTCTTCCCGAACTGGAAAGAGCTGGGCGCCCCGCTCGAGGACGAGGTCAAGACTGACATCTTCGAGGTCCTCGGCGCAGCCGGCTCGATCAGCCTGCCGACCCTGATGTTCCCGCCGCTGATGAGCAATCATGGCTGCTACATCGTTTCCCTGGCCAATGTCTGTCGCTGGCTGGCCGAGCAGGCCGAAGCGCTGGGTGTCGAGATCTATCCCGGCTTCCCGGCCGCCGATCTGATCGAGGAAGACGGTGTCATCAAGGGCGTGCTGACTGGTGATTTCGGTCTCGCCCGCGATGGCGGCCACAAGGATGGCTATCAGCCCGGCATGGAGCTGCGTGGCAAATACACGCTGATCGGCGAGGGCGTGCGTGGCTCGCTGGCGAAGAAGCTGATCAGCCGCTTCAACTTGTCAGAGGGCAAGGAACCGCAGAAATTCGGTATTGGTATCAAGGAACTCTGGCGCGTGAAGCCCGAGAACCACAAGCCCGGCATGGTCAAGCACACCATGGGCTGGCCGCTTGATGGCAAGACGGGCGGCGGCTCCTTCATGTATCATTTCGGCGATAATCTCGTTTCGGTCGGCTATGTGGTCCACCTGAACTACAAAAACCCCTACCTGTCGCCCTTCGAGGAATTCCAGCGCCTGAAGACGCACCCGGTGATGTCACCGGTGTTCGAGGGCGGCGAGCGTATTTCCTATGGTGCCCGTGCGATCACCGAGGGTGGCTACCAGTCCGTTCCCAAGCTGGCCTTCCCGGGCGGCGGGCTGATCGGCTGTTCGGCCGGTTTCGTGAATGTGCCGCGCATCAAGGGCAGCCATAACGCCATGAAGACCGGCATGCTGGCCGCGGAAAGCGTGTTCGCCGCCATTACCGACGGGCGCCAGCATGACGAGCTGAGCGACTACCAGATCGCCTATGAGAATTCCTGGGTGGCCAAGGACCTCAAGCGGGTCCGCAATGTCAAACCGCTCTGGTCCAGGCTGGGCACTTTCTTCGGCGTCGCTTTCGGCGGGCTGGACATGTGGTGCACCACGATCTTCGGGGGCTGGTCGCCGTTTGGCACGATGGGACACGGCAAGACCGACGCGGAAAGCCTTGAGCCGGCCTCCAGGCACAAGCCGATCGACTATCCCAAGCCGGATGGCGTGTTGACCTTTGATCGCCTGTCCTCGGTCTTCATCTCGAACACCAATCATGAGGAGGATCAGCCGATCCACCTCAAGCTCTCCGATGCCGAGCTGCAGAAACTGTCCGAGCTGGGCGAGTTTGCCGGCCCGTCGACCCGCTATTGCCCGGCCGGGGTGTATGAATGGGTCGAGGACGAGACGTCGGGCGACAAGCGCTTCCAGATCAACGCCCAGAACTGTGTTCATTGCAAGACGTGCGACATCAAGGATCCCAACCAGAATATCAACTGGACCACGCCCGAAGGCGGTGGTGGTCCGATGTACGCGAATATGTAG